The following are encoded in a window of Sminthopsis crassicaudata isolate SCR6 chromosome 3, ASM4859323v1, whole genome shotgun sequence genomic DNA:
- the HP1BP3 gene encoding heterochromatin protein 1-binding protein 3 isoform X2 → MATDTSEAELVHPKALPLRVGAQLIHADKLGEVEDNTMPIRRAVNSTRETPPKSKLAEEPDVSSEESASTGEEQENETPPATSSETEQPKEPEKEEKGENKPSEETKKDEKDQTKEKEKKVKKTIPSWATLSASQLARAQKQTHMAASSRPKMDAILTEAIKACFQKTGASVVAIRKYIIHKYPSLELERRGYLLKQALKRELQRGVIRQVKGKGASGSFVVVPNAGKTVQKSKDRKKSSSTLAPEQQVKLEDVLPLAFTRLCEPKEASYSLIRKYVSQYYPKLKVDIRPQLLKNALQRAVEKGQLEQITGKGASGTFQLKRSGEKPLLGGSLMEDAILSAIAAMNEPKTCSTTALKKYVLENHPGTNSNFQVHLLKRTLQKCEKNGWMEQISGKGFSGTFQLCFPYYPSPGVLFPEKQQDEESEESEDDDSEEEDEEDSSEEEESEDDEPPPKKRLQKKAPAKSRGKTTSVKQRESKLKPKTPAAQRGKARPPPKKAPPKAKTPAKKTKPAPPAIKKSGNISSKKPAASGRKDGKSSTKGKSRKSLRAKK, encoded by the exons atggcGACTGATACGTCTGAAGCTGAACTCGTCCATCCTAAGGCACTCCCACTCAGAGTAGGAGCTCAGCTGATCCACGCGGACAAGTTAGGTGAG GTTGAAGATAACACCATGCCCATTAGACGAGCTGTGAATTCTACCCGGGAAACTCCTCCCAAAAGCAAATTAGCTGAAG AACCAGATGTAAGTTCAGAGGAGTCTGCTTCTACtggagaagaacaagaaaatgaAACTCCACCTGCTACATCAAGTGAAACTGAACAGCCAAAGGAaccagagaaagaggaaaagggagaaaacaaacCTTCTGAAGAGACCAAAAAGGA tgaaaaagatcaaactaaagaaaaagagaagaaagtgaaaaaaactaTCCCTTCCTGGGCTACTCTTTCTGCTAGCCAACTTGCTAGGGCACAGAAACAAACTCACATGGCTGCTTCCTCACGCCCCAAAATGGATGCAATCCTAACGGAGGCCATTAAG gcaTGCTTTCAGAAAACTGGAGCATCAGTTGTTGCCATTCGAAAATATATCATTCACAAATATCCTTCACTGGAGCTAGAGAGAAGGGGCTATCTCCTTAAGCAAGCACTGAAGAGAGAATTACAGAGAGGAGTCATCAGGCAG gtaaaaggaaaaggagcaTCTGGCAGTTTTGTGGTGGTCCCAAATGCAGGAAAAACTGTTCAGAAGTCTAAAGACAGAAAG AAGAGTAGTTCTACATTAGCTCCAGAACAACAGGTAAAATTGGAAGATGTTCTCCCACTGGCCTTCACTCGTCTTTGTGAACCTAAAGAAGCTTCCTACAGCCTGATCAGGAAATACGTGTCTCAGTATTATCCTAAACTTAAAGTGGATATCAG ACCTCAGCTGTTAAAGAATGCACTGCAGAGAGCAGTAGAGAAAGGCCAATTAGAGCAGATCACAGGCAAAGGAGCTTCTGGGACATTCCAG CTGAAGAGATCAGGGGAGAAACCCCTGCTTGGTGGAAGTCTGATGGAAGATGCAATCCTGTCTGCTATTGCTGCCATGAACGAGCCGAAGACCTGTTCAACAACTGCTCTGAAGAAATATGTCTTGGAGAACCACCCAGGGACCAATTCTAATTTCCAAG TGCATCTACTGAAAAGAACCCTACAAAAATGCGAaaagaatggatggatggaaCAGATCTCTGGGAAGGGGTTCAGTGGTACCTTCCAGCTTTGTTTTCCATATTATCCCAG CCCAGGAGTGTTATTTCCAGAGAAGCAGCAAGATGAGGAGTCTGAAGAATCTGAGGATGATGATTCAGAAGAAGAAGATGAGGAAGATTCATctgaggaagaagaatctgaagATGATGAACCACCACCTAAGAAAAG ATTGCAGAAGAAAGCCCCAGCTAAATCCCGAGGGAAGACCACCTCAGTGAAACAAAGAGAATCTAAACTGAAGCCCAAAACCCCTGCTGCCCAGCGAGGAAAAGCAAGACCCCCACCCAAGAAAGCCCCTCCCAAGGCCAAAACCCCggccaaaaaaaccaaaccagcCCCACCAGCTATCAAAAAGTCTGGTAACATCTCTTCCAAGAAGCCAGCTGCaagtggaaggaaggatgggaaatCTTCCACCAAGGGCAAATCCAGGAAATCTCTCAGAGCAAAGAAGTGA
- the HP1BP3 gene encoding heterochromatin protein 1-binding protein 3 isoform X1, protein MATDTSEAELVHPKALPLRVGAQLIHADKLGEVEDNTMPIRRAVNSTRETPPKSKLAEGEEEKPEPDVSSEESASTGEEQENETPPATSSETEQPKEPEKEEKGENKPSEETKKDEKDQTKEKEKKVKKTIPSWATLSASQLARAQKQTHMAASSRPKMDAILTEAIKACFQKTGASVVAIRKYIIHKYPSLELERRGYLLKQALKRELQRGVIRQVKGKGASGSFVVVPNAGKTVQKSKDRKKSSSTLAPEQQVKLEDVLPLAFTRLCEPKEASYSLIRKYVSQYYPKLKVDIRPQLLKNALQRAVEKGQLEQITGKGASGTFQLKRSGEKPLLGGSLMEDAILSAIAAMNEPKTCSTTALKKYVLENHPGTNSNFQVHLLKRTLQKCEKNGWMEQISGKGFSGTFQLCFPYYPSPGVLFPEKQQDEESEESEDDDSEEEDEEDSSEEEESEDDEPPPKKRLQKKAPAKSRGKTTSVKQRESKLKPKTPAAQRGKARPPPKKAPPKAKTPAKKTKPAPPAIKKSGNISSKKPAASGRKDGKSSTKGKSRKSLRAKK, encoded by the exons atggcGACTGATACGTCTGAAGCTGAACTCGTCCATCCTAAGGCACTCCCACTCAGAGTAGGAGCTCAGCTGATCCACGCGGACAAGTTAGGTGAG GTTGAAGATAACACCATGCCCATTAGACGAGCTGTGAATTCTACCCGGGAAACTCCTCCCAAAAGCAAATTAGCTGAAGGTGAGGAGGAGAAACCAG AACCAGATGTAAGTTCAGAGGAGTCTGCTTCTACtggagaagaacaagaaaatgaAACTCCACCTGCTACATCAAGTGAAACTGAACAGCCAAAGGAaccagagaaagaggaaaagggagaaaacaaacCTTCTGAAGAGACCAAAAAGGA tgaaaaagatcaaactaaagaaaaagagaagaaagtgaaaaaaactaTCCCTTCCTGGGCTACTCTTTCTGCTAGCCAACTTGCTAGGGCACAGAAACAAACTCACATGGCTGCTTCCTCACGCCCCAAAATGGATGCAATCCTAACGGAGGCCATTAAG gcaTGCTTTCAGAAAACTGGAGCATCAGTTGTTGCCATTCGAAAATATATCATTCACAAATATCCTTCACTGGAGCTAGAGAGAAGGGGCTATCTCCTTAAGCAAGCACTGAAGAGAGAATTACAGAGAGGAGTCATCAGGCAG gtaaaaggaaaaggagcaTCTGGCAGTTTTGTGGTGGTCCCAAATGCAGGAAAAACTGTTCAGAAGTCTAAAGACAGAAAG AAGAGTAGTTCTACATTAGCTCCAGAACAACAGGTAAAATTGGAAGATGTTCTCCCACTGGCCTTCACTCGTCTTTGTGAACCTAAAGAAGCTTCCTACAGCCTGATCAGGAAATACGTGTCTCAGTATTATCCTAAACTTAAAGTGGATATCAG ACCTCAGCTGTTAAAGAATGCACTGCAGAGAGCAGTAGAGAAAGGCCAATTAGAGCAGATCACAGGCAAAGGAGCTTCTGGGACATTCCAG CTGAAGAGATCAGGGGAGAAACCCCTGCTTGGTGGAAGTCTGATGGAAGATGCAATCCTGTCTGCTATTGCTGCCATGAACGAGCCGAAGACCTGTTCAACAACTGCTCTGAAGAAATATGTCTTGGAGAACCACCCAGGGACCAATTCTAATTTCCAAG TGCATCTACTGAAAAGAACCCTACAAAAATGCGAaaagaatggatggatggaaCAGATCTCTGGGAAGGGGTTCAGTGGTACCTTCCAGCTTTGTTTTCCATATTATCCCAG CCCAGGAGTGTTATTTCCAGAGAAGCAGCAAGATGAGGAGTCTGAAGAATCTGAGGATGATGATTCAGAAGAAGAAGATGAGGAAGATTCATctgaggaagaagaatctgaagATGATGAACCACCACCTAAGAAAAG ATTGCAGAAGAAAGCCCCAGCTAAATCCCGAGGGAAGACCACCTCAGTGAAACAAAGAGAATCTAAACTGAAGCCCAAAACCCCTGCTGCCCAGCGAGGAAAAGCAAGACCCCCACCCAAGAAAGCCCCTCCCAAGGCCAAAACCCCggccaaaaaaaccaaaccagcCCCACCAGCTATCAAAAAGTCTGGTAACATCTCTTCCAAGAAGCCAGCTGCaagtggaaggaaggatgggaaatCTTCCACCAAGGGCAAATCCAGGAAATCTCTCAGAGCAAAGAAGTGA
- the HP1BP3 gene encoding heterochromatin protein 1-binding protein 3 isoform X6: MATDTSEAELVHPKALPLRVGAQLIHADKLGEVEDNTMPIRRAVNSTRETPPKSKLAEGEEEKPEPDVSSEESASTGEEQENETPPATSSETEQPKEPEKEEKGENKPSEETKKDEKDQTKEKEKKVKKTIPSWATLSASQLARAQKQTHMAASSRPKMDAILTEAIKACFQKTGASVVAIRKYIIHKYPSLELERRGYLLKQALKRELQRGVIRQVKGKGASGSFVVVPNAGKTVQKSKDRKKSSSTLAPEQQVKLEDVLPLAFTRLCEPKEASYSLIRKYVSQYYPKLKVDIRPQLLKNALQRAVEKGQLEQITGKGASGTFQELRPTWCRGVLS; this comes from the exons atggcGACTGATACGTCTGAAGCTGAACTCGTCCATCCTAAGGCACTCCCACTCAGAGTAGGAGCTCAGCTGATCCACGCGGACAAGTTAGGTGAG GTTGAAGATAACACCATGCCCATTAGACGAGCTGTGAATTCTACCCGGGAAACTCCTCCCAAAAGCAAATTAGCTGAAGGTGAGGAGGAGAAACCAG AACCAGATGTAAGTTCAGAGGAGTCTGCTTCTACtggagaagaacaagaaaatgaAACTCCACCTGCTACATCAAGTGAAACTGAACAGCCAAAGGAaccagagaaagaggaaaagggagaaaacaaacCTTCTGAAGAGACCAAAAAGGA tgaaaaagatcaaactaaagaaaaagagaagaaagtgaaaaaaactaTCCCTTCCTGGGCTACTCTTTCTGCTAGCCAACTTGCTAGGGCACAGAAACAAACTCACATGGCTGCTTCCTCACGCCCCAAAATGGATGCAATCCTAACGGAGGCCATTAAG gcaTGCTTTCAGAAAACTGGAGCATCAGTTGTTGCCATTCGAAAATATATCATTCACAAATATCCTTCACTGGAGCTAGAGAGAAGGGGCTATCTCCTTAAGCAAGCACTGAAGAGAGAATTACAGAGAGGAGTCATCAGGCAG gtaaaaggaaaaggagcaTCTGGCAGTTTTGTGGTGGTCCCAAATGCAGGAAAAACTGTTCAGAAGTCTAAAGACAGAAAG AAGAGTAGTTCTACATTAGCTCCAGAACAACAGGTAAAATTGGAAGATGTTCTCCCACTGGCCTTCACTCGTCTTTGTGAACCTAAAGAAGCTTCCTACAGCCTGATCAGGAAATACGTGTCTCAGTATTATCCTAAACTTAAAGTGGATATCAG ACCTCAGCTGTTAAAGAATGCACTGCAGAGAGCAGTAGAGAAAGGCCAATTAGAGCAGATCACAGGCAAAGGAGCTTCTGGGACATTCCAG GAACTCCGACCCACCTGGTGCAGAGGAGTCTTGTCTTGA
- the HP1BP3 gene encoding heterochromatin protein 1-binding protein 3 isoform X4, translated as MPIRRAVNSTRETPPKSKLAEEPDVSSEESASTGEEQENETPPATSSETEQPKEPEKEEKGENKPSEETKKDEKDQTKEKEKKVKKTIPSWATLSASQLARAQKQTHMAASSRPKMDAILTEAIKACFQKTGASVVAIRKYIIHKYPSLELERRGYLLKQALKRELQRGVIRQVKGKGASGSFVVVPNAGKTVQKSKDRKKSSSTLAPEQQVKLEDVLPLAFTRLCEPKEASYSLIRKYVSQYYPKLKVDIRPQLLKNALQRAVEKGQLEQITGKGASGTFQLKRSGEKPLLGGSLMEDAILSAIAAMNEPKTCSTTALKKYVLENHPGTNSNFQVHLLKRTLQKCEKNGWMEQISGKGFSGTFQLCFPYYPSPGVLFPEKQQDEESEESEDDDSEEEDEEDSSEEEESEDDEPPPKKRLQKKAPAKSRGKTTSVKQRESKLKPKTPAAQRGKARPPPKKAPPKAKTPAKKTKPAPPAIKKSGNISSKKPAASGRKDGKSSTKGKSRKSLRAKK; from the exons ATGCCCATTAGACGAGCTGTGAATTCTACCCGGGAAACTCCTCCCAAAAGCAAATTAGCTGAAG AACCAGATGTAAGTTCAGAGGAGTCTGCTTCTACtggagaagaacaagaaaatgaAACTCCACCTGCTACATCAAGTGAAACTGAACAGCCAAAGGAaccagagaaagaggaaaagggagaaaacaaacCTTCTGAAGAGACCAAAAAGGA tgaaaaagatcaaactaaagaaaaagagaagaaagtgaaaaaaactaTCCCTTCCTGGGCTACTCTTTCTGCTAGCCAACTTGCTAGGGCACAGAAACAAACTCACATGGCTGCTTCCTCACGCCCCAAAATGGATGCAATCCTAACGGAGGCCATTAAG gcaTGCTTTCAGAAAACTGGAGCATCAGTTGTTGCCATTCGAAAATATATCATTCACAAATATCCTTCACTGGAGCTAGAGAGAAGGGGCTATCTCCTTAAGCAAGCACTGAAGAGAGAATTACAGAGAGGAGTCATCAGGCAG gtaaaaggaaaaggagcaTCTGGCAGTTTTGTGGTGGTCCCAAATGCAGGAAAAACTGTTCAGAAGTCTAAAGACAGAAAG AAGAGTAGTTCTACATTAGCTCCAGAACAACAGGTAAAATTGGAAGATGTTCTCCCACTGGCCTTCACTCGTCTTTGTGAACCTAAAGAAGCTTCCTACAGCCTGATCAGGAAATACGTGTCTCAGTATTATCCTAAACTTAAAGTGGATATCAG ACCTCAGCTGTTAAAGAATGCACTGCAGAGAGCAGTAGAGAAAGGCCAATTAGAGCAGATCACAGGCAAAGGAGCTTCTGGGACATTCCAG CTGAAGAGATCAGGGGAGAAACCCCTGCTTGGTGGAAGTCTGATGGAAGATGCAATCCTGTCTGCTATTGCTGCCATGAACGAGCCGAAGACCTGTTCAACAACTGCTCTGAAGAAATATGTCTTGGAGAACCACCCAGGGACCAATTCTAATTTCCAAG TGCATCTACTGAAAAGAACCCTACAAAAATGCGAaaagaatggatggatggaaCAGATCTCTGGGAAGGGGTTCAGTGGTACCTTCCAGCTTTGTTTTCCATATTATCCCAG CCCAGGAGTGTTATTTCCAGAGAAGCAGCAAGATGAGGAGTCTGAAGAATCTGAGGATGATGATTCAGAAGAAGAAGATGAGGAAGATTCATctgaggaagaagaatctgaagATGATGAACCACCACCTAAGAAAAG ATTGCAGAAGAAAGCCCCAGCTAAATCCCGAGGGAAGACCACCTCAGTGAAACAAAGAGAATCTAAACTGAAGCCCAAAACCCCTGCTGCCCAGCGAGGAAAAGCAAGACCCCCACCCAAGAAAGCCCCTCCCAAGGCCAAAACCCCggccaaaaaaaccaaaccagcCCCACCAGCTATCAAAAAGTCTGGTAACATCTCTTCCAAGAAGCCAGCTGCaagtggaaggaaggatgggaaatCTTCCACCAAGGGCAAATCCAGGAAATCTCTCAGAGCAAAGAAGTGA
- the HP1BP3 gene encoding heterochromatin protein 1-binding protein 3 isoform X3: MPIRRAVNSTRETPPKSKLAEGEEEKPEPDVSSEESASTGEEQENETPPATSSETEQPKEPEKEEKGENKPSEETKKDEKDQTKEKEKKVKKTIPSWATLSASQLARAQKQTHMAASSRPKMDAILTEAIKACFQKTGASVVAIRKYIIHKYPSLELERRGYLLKQALKRELQRGVIRQVKGKGASGSFVVVPNAGKTVQKSKDRKKSSSTLAPEQQVKLEDVLPLAFTRLCEPKEASYSLIRKYVSQYYPKLKVDIRPQLLKNALQRAVEKGQLEQITGKGASGTFQLKRSGEKPLLGGSLMEDAILSAIAAMNEPKTCSTTALKKYVLENHPGTNSNFQVHLLKRTLQKCEKNGWMEQISGKGFSGTFQLCFPYYPSPGVLFPEKQQDEESEESEDDDSEEEDEEDSSEEEESEDDEPPPKKRLQKKAPAKSRGKTTSVKQRESKLKPKTPAAQRGKARPPPKKAPPKAKTPAKKTKPAPPAIKKSGNISSKKPAASGRKDGKSSTKGKSRKSLRAKK, encoded by the exons ATGCCCATTAGACGAGCTGTGAATTCTACCCGGGAAACTCCTCCCAAAAGCAAATTAGCTGAAGGTGAGGAGGAGAAACCAG AACCAGATGTAAGTTCAGAGGAGTCTGCTTCTACtggagaagaacaagaaaatgaAACTCCACCTGCTACATCAAGTGAAACTGAACAGCCAAAGGAaccagagaaagaggaaaagggagaaaacaaacCTTCTGAAGAGACCAAAAAGGA tgaaaaagatcaaactaaagaaaaagagaagaaagtgaaaaaaactaTCCCTTCCTGGGCTACTCTTTCTGCTAGCCAACTTGCTAGGGCACAGAAACAAACTCACATGGCTGCTTCCTCACGCCCCAAAATGGATGCAATCCTAACGGAGGCCATTAAG gcaTGCTTTCAGAAAACTGGAGCATCAGTTGTTGCCATTCGAAAATATATCATTCACAAATATCCTTCACTGGAGCTAGAGAGAAGGGGCTATCTCCTTAAGCAAGCACTGAAGAGAGAATTACAGAGAGGAGTCATCAGGCAG gtaaaaggaaaaggagcaTCTGGCAGTTTTGTGGTGGTCCCAAATGCAGGAAAAACTGTTCAGAAGTCTAAAGACAGAAAG AAGAGTAGTTCTACATTAGCTCCAGAACAACAGGTAAAATTGGAAGATGTTCTCCCACTGGCCTTCACTCGTCTTTGTGAACCTAAAGAAGCTTCCTACAGCCTGATCAGGAAATACGTGTCTCAGTATTATCCTAAACTTAAAGTGGATATCAG ACCTCAGCTGTTAAAGAATGCACTGCAGAGAGCAGTAGAGAAAGGCCAATTAGAGCAGATCACAGGCAAAGGAGCTTCTGGGACATTCCAG CTGAAGAGATCAGGGGAGAAACCCCTGCTTGGTGGAAGTCTGATGGAAGATGCAATCCTGTCTGCTATTGCTGCCATGAACGAGCCGAAGACCTGTTCAACAACTGCTCTGAAGAAATATGTCTTGGAGAACCACCCAGGGACCAATTCTAATTTCCAAG TGCATCTACTGAAAAGAACCCTACAAAAATGCGAaaagaatggatggatggaaCAGATCTCTGGGAAGGGGTTCAGTGGTACCTTCCAGCTTTGTTTTCCATATTATCCCAG CCCAGGAGTGTTATTTCCAGAGAAGCAGCAAGATGAGGAGTCTGAAGAATCTGAGGATGATGATTCAGAAGAAGAAGATGAGGAAGATTCATctgaggaagaagaatctgaagATGATGAACCACCACCTAAGAAAAG ATTGCAGAAGAAAGCCCCAGCTAAATCCCGAGGGAAGACCACCTCAGTGAAACAAAGAGAATCTAAACTGAAGCCCAAAACCCCTGCTGCCCAGCGAGGAAAAGCAAGACCCCCACCCAAGAAAGCCCCTCCCAAGGCCAAAACCCCggccaaaaaaaccaaaccagcCCCACCAGCTATCAAAAAGTCTGGTAACATCTCTTCCAAGAAGCCAGCTGCaagtggaaggaaggatgggaaatCTTCCACCAAGGGCAAATCCAGGAAATCTCTCAGAGCAAAGAAGTGA
- the HP1BP3 gene encoding heterochromatin protein 1-binding protein 3 isoform X5, which yields MPIRRAVNSTRETPPKSKLAEGEEEKPEPDVSSEESASTGEEQENETPPATSSETEQPKEPEKEEKGENKPSEETKKDEKDQTKEKEKKVKKTIPSWATLSASQLARAQKQTHMAASSRPKMDAILTEAIKACFQKTGASVVAIRKYIIHKYPSLELERRGYLLKQALKRELQRGVIRQVKGKGASGSFVVVPNAGKTVQKSKDRKKSSSTLAPEQQVKLEDVLPLAFTRLCEPKEASYSLIRKYVSQYYPKLKVDIRPQLLKNALQRAVEKGQLEQITGKGASGTFQLKRSGEKPLLGGSLMEDAILSAIAAMNEPKTCSTTALKKYVLENHPGTNSNFQVHLLKRTLQKCEKNGWMEQISGKGFSGTFQLCFPYYPSPGVLFPEKQQDEESEESEDDDSEEEDEEDSSEEEESEDDEPPPKKRYRNLKLLYVRERRSQNLYHSIL from the exons ATGCCCATTAGACGAGCTGTGAATTCTACCCGGGAAACTCCTCCCAAAAGCAAATTAGCTGAAGGTGAGGAGGAGAAACCAG AACCAGATGTAAGTTCAGAGGAGTCTGCTTCTACtggagaagaacaagaaaatgaAACTCCACCTGCTACATCAAGTGAAACTGAACAGCCAAAGGAaccagagaaagaggaaaagggagaaaacaaacCTTCTGAAGAGACCAAAAAGGA tgaaaaagatcaaactaaagaaaaagagaagaaagtgaaaaaaactaTCCCTTCCTGGGCTACTCTTTCTGCTAGCCAACTTGCTAGGGCACAGAAACAAACTCACATGGCTGCTTCCTCACGCCCCAAAATGGATGCAATCCTAACGGAGGCCATTAAG gcaTGCTTTCAGAAAACTGGAGCATCAGTTGTTGCCATTCGAAAATATATCATTCACAAATATCCTTCACTGGAGCTAGAGAGAAGGGGCTATCTCCTTAAGCAAGCACTGAAGAGAGAATTACAGAGAGGAGTCATCAGGCAG gtaaaaggaaaaggagcaTCTGGCAGTTTTGTGGTGGTCCCAAATGCAGGAAAAACTGTTCAGAAGTCTAAAGACAGAAAG AAGAGTAGTTCTACATTAGCTCCAGAACAACAGGTAAAATTGGAAGATGTTCTCCCACTGGCCTTCACTCGTCTTTGTGAACCTAAAGAAGCTTCCTACAGCCTGATCAGGAAATACGTGTCTCAGTATTATCCTAAACTTAAAGTGGATATCAG ACCTCAGCTGTTAAAGAATGCACTGCAGAGAGCAGTAGAGAAAGGCCAATTAGAGCAGATCACAGGCAAAGGAGCTTCTGGGACATTCCAG CTGAAGAGATCAGGGGAGAAACCCCTGCTTGGTGGAAGTCTGATGGAAGATGCAATCCTGTCTGCTATTGCTGCCATGAACGAGCCGAAGACCTGTTCAACAACTGCTCTGAAGAAATATGTCTTGGAGAACCACCCAGGGACCAATTCTAATTTCCAAG TGCATCTACTGAAAAGAACCCTACAAAAATGCGAaaagaatggatggatggaaCAGATCTCTGGGAAGGGGTTCAGTGGTACCTTCCAGCTTTGTTTTCCATATTATCCCAG CCCAGGAGTGTTATTTCCAGAGAAGCAGCAAGATGAGGAGTCTGAAGAATCTGAGGATGATGATTCAGAAGAAGAAGATGAGGAAGATTCATctgaggaagaagaatctgaagATGATGAACCACCACCTAAGAAAAGGTATAGAAATTTGAAATTACTTTATGTGAGAGAAAGAAGGTCACAGAACCTCTATCATT caatattataa